The Stenotrophomonas rhizophila genome has a window encoding:
- a CDS encoding YqgE/AlgH family protein has product MSTLPTSLADHLLVALPSLTDPTFARTVSLICQHDENGAMGVLVNQPSEYTLGDVLAQMEIQTDDLVLRDQVVLNGGPVHPERGFVIHDDARAWESSLQVGEGVYLTTSRDILEAMARGEGPRNVLVTLGCAGWTEGQLEGEIADNSWLTVPADAELLFATPLEQRWQGAAARIGVDLFRLTDYSGNV; this is encoded by the coding sequence ATGTCCACGTTGCCTACCTCCCTTGCCGATCACCTGCTGGTTGCGCTGCCGTCGCTGACCGATCCGACCTTCGCGCGCACCGTAAGCCTGATCTGCCAGCACGACGAGAACGGTGCCATGGGCGTGCTGGTCAACCAGCCGTCCGAGTACACGCTGGGCGATGTGCTGGCGCAGATGGAGATCCAGACCGACGACCTCGTCCTGCGCGACCAGGTGGTGCTCAACGGCGGCCCGGTGCATCCCGAGCGTGGCTTCGTCATCCATGACGATGCTCGTGCGTGGGAGTCGAGCCTGCAGGTGGGCGAGGGCGTGTACCTGACCACCTCGCGCGACATCCTCGAAGCCATGGCCCGCGGCGAAGGCCCGCGCAATGTGCTGGTCACGCTGGGCTGTGCCGGCTGGACCGAGGGCCAGCTGGAAGGCGAGATCGCCGACAACAGCTGGCTGACCGTGCCGGCCGATGCCGAACTGCTGTTCGCCACGCCGCTGGAGCAGCGCTGGCAGGGCGCCGCCGCACGGATCGGGGTGGACCTGTTCCGGCTGACGGACTACAGCGGCAATGTCTGA
- the mgtE gene encoding magnesium transporter — protein MAEAVRHDKTARQLRLLSDALDSGRLGPVRRLVNTLAPAEIGNLLESLPPGKREVVWGLVDPEDDGEVLVHVGEEVRESLLADMDPDEIIAAVEDLDIDDLADLVEDLPDTVIDEVLKSMDRENRERLEQVLSYPEDSAGRLMNPDVVTVRADVNVDVVLRYLRLRGELPDHTDHLFVVSRRHQYLGRLSLASLVTHEDSTPINRLIDDEQPAIDVGESADEVARQFSDHDWVSAPVVDDNNILLGRITIDDVVDIIRSQAEHQALGAAGLDEEEDLFSPIKRAVRGRVVWLGINLCTAFLAATVIGQFELTLQKVVALAVLMPIVAGVGGNAAVQVLTLMVRGIALGQVGQSNARILLWKESRVALINGTLIGTVVGIIAYLWFHSFLLSLVITLALIINFCAAALAGVLLPLLLKRMNVDPAVAGTVVVTAVTDVMGFFSFLGLATLILLH, from the coding sequence ATGGCCGAAGCCGTACGCCACGACAAGACGGCGCGCCAGTTGCGACTGTTGTCCGATGCACTGGACAGCGGGCGGCTGGGTCCGGTGCGCCGGCTGGTCAATACGCTGGCGCCGGCCGAGATCGGCAACCTGCTGGAATCGCTGCCGCCGGGCAAGCGCGAAGTGGTGTGGGGGCTGGTCGACCCGGAAGACGATGGCGAGGTGCTGGTCCACGTCGGCGAGGAAGTGCGCGAAAGCCTGCTGGCCGACATGGACCCGGACGAAATCATCGCCGCGGTCGAAGACCTGGACATCGATGACCTGGCCGACCTGGTCGAAGACCTGCCCGATACGGTCATCGACGAAGTGCTCAAGTCGATGGACCGCGAGAACCGCGAGCGGCTCGAGCAGGTCCTGTCCTACCCCGAGGACAGCGCCGGCCGCCTGATGAACCCGGACGTGGTGACCGTGCGCGCCGACGTCAACGTGGACGTGGTGCTGCGCTACCTGCGCCTGCGCGGCGAACTGCCCGACCACACCGACCACCTGTTCGTGGTCAGCCGCCGCCACCAGTACCTGGGCCGGCTGTCGCTGGCCTCGCTGGTGACCCACGAGGACAGCACCCCGATCAACCGCTTGATCGACGACGAGCAGCCGGCCATCGACGTCGGCGAAAGCGCGGACGAAGTAGCCCGGCAGTTCTCCGACCATGACTGGGTGTCTGCGCCGGTGGTGGACGACAACAACATCCTGCTCGGCCGCATCACCATCGATGACGTGGTCGACATCATCCGTTCGCAGGCCGAGCACCAGGCCTTGGGCGCGGCCGGCCTGGACGAAGAAGAAGACCTGTTCTCGCCGATCAAGCGCGCCGTGCGCGGCCGCGTGGTGTGGCTGGGCATCAACCTGTGCACCGCCTTCCTGGCGGCCACGGTGATCGGCCAGTTCGAGCTGACCCTGCAGAAGGTGGTTGCGCTGGCGGTGCTGATGCCGATCGTGGCCGGCGTCGGCGGCAACGCGGCGGTGCAGGTGCTGACCCTGATGGTGCGCGGCATCGCGCTGGGCCAGGTGGGCCAGAGCAACGCGCGCATCCTGCTGTGGAAGGAATCGCGGGTGGCGCTGATCAACGGCACCCTGATCGGCACCGTGGTCGGCATCATCGCCTACCTGTGGTTCCACAGCTTCCTGCTGTCGCTGGTGATCACCCTGGCGCTGATCATCAACTTCTGTGCCGCGGCGCTGGCCGGGGTGCTGCTGCCGCTGCTGCTCAAGCGCATGAACGTGGACCCGGCCGTGGCCGGCACCGTGGTCGTCACTGCGGTCACCGACGTCATGGGCTTCTTCAGCTTCCTCGGCCTGGCCACCCTGATCCTGCTGCACTGA
- a CDS encoding aspartate carbamoyltransferase catalytic subunit translates to MTASQLDSDGRLRHLLTLEGLPRETLLQLLDRAGQIRDAAVGRVGNKRHVLGGSAVCTLFFEPSTRTRSSFQLAAQRLGADVLNFDASTSSTRKGETACDTLKNLEAMGVRGFVVRHPDDGAVAELAAAAGEGTALINAGDGRSAHPTQGLLDMLTLRQAKGGDFSKMKVVIVGDVKHSRVARTDLHALRTLGVGEIRVCGPQSLLPDDDTLKGCIVGQDFDQMLEGVDALMMLRLQRERMEEGLVPSIEQYHAEYGLNAARLKRAGQDAAVLHPGPINRGVEVTDDVADGPQSWVLRQVANGVAVRMAVLETLLG, encoded by the coding sequence ATGACCGCCTCGCAACTCGATTCCGACGGACGCCTGCGCCACCTGCTGACCCTGGAAGGTCTGCCCCGCGAAACCCTGCTGCAGCTGCTCGACCGCGCCGGCCAGATCCGCGATGCGGCGGTCGGCCGGGTCGGCAACAAGCGCCACGTGCTGGGCGGTTCGGCGGTGTGCACACTGTTCTTCGAACCCTCCACCCGCACCCGCAGCTCGTTCCAGCTGGCGGCGCAGCGGCTGGGCGCGGACGTGCTGAACTTCGACGCCTCCACCTCGTCTACGCGCAAGGGCGAAACCGCCTGCGACACGTTGAAGAACCTGGAAGCGATGGGCGTGCGTGGCTTCGTGGTGCGTCACCCGGATGACGGTGCCGTGGCCGAGCTGGCCGCCGCGGCGGGCGAGGGCACCGCGCTGATCAATGCCGGCGACGGCCGCAGCGCGCACCCGACCCAGGGCCTGCTGGACATGCTGACCCTGCGCCAGGCCAAGGGCGGTGATTTCTCGAAGATGAAGGTGGTGATCGTCGGCGACGTGAAGCACTCACGCGTGGCCCGCACCGACCTGCATGCCCTGCGCACACTGGGCGTGGGCGAGATCCGCGTGTGCGGCCCGCAGTCGCTGCTGCCGGACGATGACACGCTGAAGGGCTGCATCGTCGGCCAGGATTTCGATCAGATGCTGGAAGGCGTGGATGCGCTGATGATGCTGCGCCTGCAGCGTGAGCGCATGGAAGAAGGCCTGGTGCCGTCGATCGAGCAGTACCACGCCGAATACGGTTTGAACGCCGCGCGCCTGAAGCGCGCCGGCCAGGACGCGGCCGTGCTGCACCCGGGCCCGATCAACCGTGGCGTGGAAGTCACCGACGACGTGGCCGACGGCCCGCAGTCGTGGGTGCTGCGCCAGGTGGCCAACGGCGTGGCGGTGCGCATGGCCGTGCTGGAAACGTTGTTGGGGTGA
- a CDS encoding DNA-3-methyladenine glycosylase I: MSGYCLIAPGHPVHGHYHDHEYGFPQRDERELFERLLLEINQAGLSWETILKKREGFRAAYSQFDVDTVAGYGERDVERLLNDAGIIRNRLKVHAAIHNAQVIQQLRASHGSFAAWLDAHHPRDKAEWVKLFKKTFRFTGGEITGEFLMSLGYLPGAHSPDCPVYKRLQKLKKTG; encoded by the coding sequence ATGAGCGGCTACTGCCTCATCGCACCGGGCCATCCGGTGCACGGTCATTACCATGACCACGAATATGGCTTCCCGCAGCGCGACGAACGCGAGCTGTTCGAGCGCCTGCTGCTGGAAATCAACCAGGCCGGGCTGAGCTGGGAAACCATCCTGAAGAAGCGCGAAGGGTTCCGCGCGGCCTACAGCCAGTTCGATGTGGATACCGTGGCCGGCTATGGCGAGCGCGACGTGGAACGCCTGCTCAACGATGCGGGCATCATCCGCAACCGGCTCAAGGTGCACGCGGCGATCCACAACGCCCAGGTGATCCAGCAGCTGCGCGCCAGCCACGGCAGCTTCGCGGCATGGCTGGATGCGCACCACCCGCGCGACAAGGCCGAGTGGGTGAAGCTGTTCAAGAAGACATTCCGCTTCACCGGCGGCGAGATCACCGGCGAATTCCTGATGAGCCTGGGCTACCTGCCCGGCGCGCACAGCCCGGATTGCCCGGTATACAAACGCCTGCAGAAACTCAAGAAAACCGGGTAA
- the rapZ gene encoding RNase adapter RapZ, with translation MNAAVEPTAATLIIVSGLSGSGKTVALKTFEDLDYYCSDNLPINLLPDFVRSLLAGHDADAPRRLAVGIDVRGQSDLSQLSHWREDAQAAGLDAQLLFFDATDEALLKRYADTRRRHPLSQLGLSLPEAIARERELTAPLRRAADAVIDTTTLNVHQLRRKVVTEFALSHGNKLSLLFESFAYKRGVPAEADFVFDARVLPNPHWNPELRPMSGREAPVREYLDTQPDVQKYVDQLIDFLDTWLPRLGNDTRSYVTVAFGCTGGKHRSVYLAERLARHARDQGWPEVATFHRELD, from the coding sequence ATGAACGCCGCCGTCGAACCCACCGCCGCCACCCTGATCATCGTCAGCGGGCTGTCCGGCTCCGGCAAGACGGTGGCGCTGAAGACCTTCGAAGATCTCGACTACTACTGCTCGGACAACCTGCCGATCAACCTGCTGCCCGACTTCGTGCGCAGCCTGCTGGCCGGCCACGATGCCGACGCCCCGCGCCGCCTGGCCGTGGGCATCGACGTACGCGGCCAGAGCGACCTGAGCCAGCTGTCGCACTGGCGCGAAGACGCCCAGGCGGCCGGGCTGGACGCGCAGCTGCTGTTCTTCGATGCCACCGATGAAGCGCTGCTCAAGCGCTACGCCGACACCCGCCGCCGACACCCGCTGAGCCAGCTGGGCCTGTCGCTGCCCGAAGCGATCGCGCGCGAGCGCGAACTGACCGCCCCGCTGCGCCGCGCCGCCGACGCGGTGATCGACACCACCACCCTCAACGTGCACCAGCTGCGCCGCAAGGTGGTGACCGAGTTCGCGCTCAGCCACGGCAACAAGCTCTCGCTGCTGTTCGAATCGTTCGCCTACAAGCGCGGCGTCCCGGCCGAGGCCGACTTCGTGTTCGACGCCCGGGTACTGCCCAACCCGCACTGGAACCCGGAGCTGCGGCCGATGTCCGGGCGCGAAGCACCGGTGCGCGAGTACCTGGACACCCAGCCGGACGTGCAGAAGTACGTGGACCAGCTGATCGACTTCCTGGATACCTGGCTGCCCCGCCTGGGCAACGACACCCGCAGCTACGTCACCGTGGCCTTCGGCTGCACCGGCGGCAAGCACCGTTCGGTGTACCTGGCCGAACGCCTGGCCCGGCACGCGCGCGACCAGGGCTGGCCAGAAGTGGCTACGTTCCACCGCGAACTGGATTGA
- the ruvX gene encoding Holliday junction resolvase RuvX: MSEPATIRRDGTVLGFDVGSRRIGVAIGSSFGTHARAIAVVDVHGNGPDWTAVERLIKEWRPDGLVVGDPLTLDGQDQPNRKRAQGFARQLRERFKLPVVLIDERSSSVEAARRFAVERAEGRKRRRDAATLDAVAAAVIIERWLSSPDDATPVS; the protein is encoded by the coding sequence ATGTCTGAGCCGGCCACCATCCGCCGCGACGGCACCGTGCTCGGCTTCGATGTCGGCTCGCGCCGGATCGGGGTGGCGATCGGCAGTTCCTTCGGCACCCATGCCCGCGCCATCGCCGTGGTGGACGTGCACGGCAACGGCCCGGACTGGACCGCGGTCGAACGCCTGATCAAGGAATGGCGGCCCGATGGCCTGGTGGTGGGCGACCCGCTCACCCTGGATGGCCAGGACCAACCCAACCGCAAGCGCGCGCAGGGCTTTGCCCGCCAGCTGCGGGAACGTTTCAAGCTGCCGGTGGTGCTGATCGACGAGCGTTCCAGCTCGGTCGAAGCGGCCCGCCGGTTCGCCGTCGAGCGCGCCGAAGGCCGCAAGCGGCGCCGCGATGCGGCCACGCTGGATGCGGTGGCCGCCGCGGTGATCATCGAACGCTGGCTGTCCTCGCCGGACGATGCCACCCCCGTTTCCTGA
- a CDS encoding prolyl oligopeptidase family serine peptidase, with product MARQRAAWWMWVVAVLVMSGCATTRVADKGHFVERSVTVDGRVSRYQVFVPRDAKAQRSALPVVLFLHGSGERGSDGHRQTTAGLGPHLRDHARDFPALVVLPQAPEDQEWSGINNRIALAALDATIAEFGADPARQYLTGMSMGGYGSWNIALEHPTRFAAIVPVCGAVLAPRAVRASLFVESVANEADPYAAIAERLKATPIWMFHGAMDDVVLPADDRKLKAAFDATGAGDVRYTEYPQGNHNAWDATYADAAMWEWLFAQKR from the coding sequence ATGGCACGACAGCGCGCGGCGTGGTGGATGTGGGTGGTGGCGGTGCTCGTCATGAGCGGCTGTGCCACGACCCGCGTTGCGGACAAGGGGCACTTCGTTGAGCGCAGCGTCACCGTGGACGGGCGGGTGTCGCGCTACCAGGTATTCGTGCCGCGCGATGCCAAGGCGCAGCGCAGCGCGTTGCCCGTGGTGTTGTTCCTGCATGGGTCGGGCGAGCGTGGCAGTGACGGCCATCGCCAGACCACCGCCGGGCTGGGCCCGCACCTGCGCGACCACGCGCGCGACTTCCCGGCACTGGTGGTACTGCCACAGGCGCCGGAAGACCAGGAATGGTCGGGCATCAACAACCGCATCGCGCTGGCCGCGCTGGATGCCACCATCGCCGAATTCGGTGCCGATCCTGCGCGGCAGTACCTCACCGGCATGTCGATGGGCGGCTACGGCAGCTGGAACATCGCGCTGGAACACCCCACCCGTTTCGCCGCGATCGTGCCGGTGTGCGGCGCGGTGCTGGCGCCGCGCGCGGTGCGGGCGTCATTGTTCGTGGAGTCCGTGGCGAACGAAGCCGATCCCTATGCCGCCATCGCCGAGCGCCTCAAGGCCACGCCGATCTGGATGTTCCATGGGGCAATGGACGATGTGGTGCTGCCCGCCGACGACAGAAAATTGAAGGCCGCGTTCGATGCGACCGGCGCCGGCGACGTGCGCTACACCGAGTACCCGCAGGGCAACCACAACGCGTGGGATGCAACGTACGCGGACGCGGCGATGTGGGAATGGCTGTTCGCGCAGAAGCGGTAG
- a CDS encoding DUF4153 domain-containing protein: MNPQPSLSPASRAAIVLIALLQGLMLYAVQEAADHGPFQAFATRLCWYTWVLSVPTAVALTLVDLRDRRLWLHAALASALVLAMAGWIGWNLGGTPDDLRQAPLLLPFSVCVAVAVFVALPWWQFRLQHGHWRATYAALFERAWQNGLTLALALGFTGLTWMLLWLWAALFNLVDIHFFRDLFREKAFIALATGMLFGFGVLIGRTQDRAIQVIRQVLFAVARGLLPLLAFIAVIFVVCLPFTGLEPLWRTRSAATVLLTLVLLLIVFSNAVYQHESELPPYPAWLRRLVEASLLTLPVYAALALYAMGLRISQYGVTLERFWALLAALLVCGYAVGYALAAVRRRGRWLQRIEPVNRWMCWVVLGAAVLANTPVLDPIRISLASQMARLQATAPAIKGEDATDLRFGYGRRGAEVLKELQQDPRFRDDPRASTLIANVLSVDARQVRYGNYSDAIKDLKVLQQQLKLAKSSPAPDSDWWQALLAGTVNVSSCLEMDEVCVALRRDLDGDGVDEMLLCHEPSWGGAVCRLHARDGKDWTDAGKIEFPMPSEYRGDPAYDPLLRGNLTIHPARWPQLSLGDGPRLGIEQPPVEDDTP, encoded by the coding sequence ATGAACCCGCAGCCATCCCTTTCCCCTGCCTCGCGCGCCGCCATCGTGCTGATCGCGCTGTTGCAGGGCCTGATGCTGTACGCGGTGCAGGAAGCGGCCGACCACGGGCCGTTCCAGGCATTCGCCACGCGCCTGTGCTGGTACACCTGGGTGCTGAGCGTCCCCACCGCCGTTGCGCTGACCCTGGTGGACCTGCGCGACCGCCGCCTGTGGCTGCACGCGGCGCTGGCCTCGGCCCTGGTGCTGGCGATGGCCGGATGGATCGGCTGGAACCTGGGCGGAACGCCCGACGACCTGCGCCAGGCACCGCTGCTGCTGCCGTTCTCCGTGTGCGTGGCCGTCGCGGTGTTCGTCGCGCTGCCGTGGTGGCAGTTCCGGCTGCAGCACGGACACTGGCGCGCCACCTACGCAGCCCTGTTCGAGCGCGCCTGGCAGAACGGGCTGACCCTTGCGCTGGCACTGGGCTTCACTGGGCTGACCTGGATGCTGCTGTGGCTGTGGGCGGCGCTGTTCAACCTGGTGGACATCCACTTCTTCCGCGACCTGTTCCGCGAAAAAGCCTTCATCGCGCTGGCCACTGGCATGCTGTTCGGGTTCGGCGTGCTGATCGGGCGCACCCAGGACCGGGCCATCCAGGTCATCCGCCAGGTGCTGTTTGCCGTGGCGCGCGGCCTGCTGCCGCTGCTGGCGTTCATCGCGGTGATCTTCGTGGTCTGCCTGCCCTTCACCGGGCTGGAGCCGCTGTGGCGCACGCGCTCGGCAGCCACGGTACTGCTGACTCTGGTGCTGCTGCTGATCGTCTTCAGCAACGCGGTGTACCAGCATGAAAGCGAGCTGCCGCCCTACCCGGCGTGGCTGCGCCGGCTGGTCGAGGCCAGCCTGCTCACGCTGCCGGTGTATGCGGCGCTGGCGCTGTATGCAATGGGCCTGCGCATCAGCCAGTACGGGGTCACCCTGGAGCGCTTCTGGGCGCTGCTGGCGGCGCTGCTGGTGTGCGGTTACGCGGTGGGTTATGCGCTGGCCGCAGTGCGCAGGCGCGGGCGCTGGCTGCAGCGGATCGAACCGGTCAACCGCTGGATGTGCTGGGTGGTGCTGGGTGCGGCGGTGCTGGCCAATACGCCGGTGCTGGACCCGATCCGGATCAGCCTGGCCAGCCAGATGGCCCGGCTGCAGGCAACCGCGCCGGCAATCAAGGGCGAAGACGCCACCGATCTGCGCTTCGGCTATGGCCGGCGCGGCGCCGAGGTGCTGAAGGAACTGCAGCAGGACCCGCGCTTCCGCGACGATCCGCGTGCAAGCACCCTGATCGCCAATGTCCTGAGCGTGGACGCGCGGCAAGTCCGTTATGGGAACTACAGCGACGCCATCAAAGACCTCAAGGTGCTGCAGCAGCAGCTGAAACTGGCCAAGAGCAGCCCGGCGCCAGACTCGGACTGGTGGCAGGCGTTGCTGGCCGGGACCGTGAACGTCAGCAGCTGCCTGGAAATGGACGAGGTCTGCGTGGCACTGCGCCGCGACCTGGATGGCGATGGCGTGGACGAGATGCTGTTGTGCCACGAGCCCTCGTGGGGTGGCGCGGTATGCCGCCTGCACGCGCGCGATGGCAAGGACTGGACCGATGCCGGCAAGATCGAGTTCCCGATGCCCTCCGAATACCGCGGCGACCCGGCGTACGACCCGCTGCTGCGGGGTAACCTGACGATCCATCCAGCACGCTGGCCGCAACTGTCGCTCGGCGATGGGCCTAGACTGGGCATCGAACAACCTCCCGTTGAAGACGACACCCCATGA
- a CDS encoding HPr family phosphocarrier protein, which translates to MLERELTVSNRLGLHARATAKLVQVLAPFRCNVTMAAKGREINAKSIMGVMLLAAGQGTPVTVRIDGEDEAAAMDEVVALFERRFDEDS; encoded by the coding sequence ATGCTTGAACGTGAACTCACCGTATCCAACCGCCTGGGCCTGCATGCCCGCGCCACTGCAAAGCTGGTGCAGGTGCTGGCGCCCTTCCGCTGCAACGTGACCATGGCCGCCAAAGGCCGTGAGATCAACGCCAAGAGCATCATGGGCGTGATGCTGCTGGCCGCCGGCCAGGGCACCCCGGTCACCGTGCGCATCGACGGCGAAGACGAAGCGGCTGCCATGGACGAAGTGGTGGCCCTGTTCGAGCGACGCTTCGACGAGGACAGCTGA
- the ptsP gene encoding phosphoenolpyruvate--protein phosphotransferase has protein sequence MPGPPSRPGSSTPARTASGALLLAGHGASRGNALGRARVRLPHALEVAEQRIAPAQVAAELQRLHLAVDAARAEMHDLRQRLQGALNQEVGEFLDLHALLLDDPELLFGLDELIRSGPYSAGYALRVQRDRLAKVFDGMDDAYLKSRMDDLDHVIGRIHAFLQKRPPDVKGLAGEILVCDNIAPSELAQLQAHGVVGIVTAAGSALSHSAILARSLHLPLIVNVPNLLQKISDGDVLGIDGSTGQITVNPLPPDLRDYRARLRDQAREQRELGRLRSKPSRTRDKVEIALLANAESREDVTEAHALGAHGLGLYRTEFLFLQRDELPDEQEQFETYRDAALGMSGRPVTIRTLDLGADKADRTGLTLSNEENPALGLRGVRLSLARPKVADTQLRAILRASAYGKLRILLPMVSTREELLAVRRRLNKQAELLRAEGHEVAEHIPFGAMIEVPAAAIALESFIDLVDFLSIGTNDLVQYLLAADRNNEAVGELYSPLHPAVLRLLAHILRTGREHEVPVAVCGEIAGDPRMTRMLLALGLTEFSLHPGTLLEVRRAVRDSDLSELQAAAPKLLAARDRRSIERWIDTNQ, from the coding sequence ATGCCGGGGCCACCGTCGCGACCGGGTTCCAGCACACCGGCACGGACCGCGTCCGGTGCCCTGCTGCTGGCCGGGCACGGGGCCTCGCGTGGCAATGCCCTCGGCCGCGCCCGGGTGCGCCTGCCGCATGCCCTGGAAGTCGCCGAACAGCGCATCGCCCCGGCCCAAGTGGCAGCCGAACTGCAGCGCCTGCACCTGGCGGTGGACGCAGCCCGCGCCGAAATGCACGACCTGCGCCAGCGCCTGCAGGGTGCGCTGAACCAGGAAGTGGGCGAATTCCTCGACCTGCATGCGCTGCTGCTGGACGACCCCGAACTGCTGTTCGGCCTGGACGAGCTGATCCGCAGCGGCCCGTACAGCGCCGGGTATGCGCTGCGCGTCCAGCGCGACCGCCTGGCCAAGGTCTTCGATGGCATGGACGATGCCTACCTGAAGAGTCGCATGGACGACCTGGACCATGTGATCGGCCGCATCCATGCCTTCCTGCAAAAACGCCCGCCGGACGTGAAGGGGCTGGCCGGTGAAATCCTGGTCTGCGACAACATCGCGCCTTCCGAGCTGGCCCAGCTGCAGGCGCACGGCGTGGTCGGCATCGTCACCGCCGCGGGCAGCGCGCTCTCGCACAGCGCGATCCTGGCCCGCAGCCTGCACCTGCCGCTGATCGTCAACGTCCCCAACCTGCTGCAGAAGATTTCCGATGGCGACGTGCTGGGCATCGACGGCAGCACCGGCCAGATCACCGTCAACCCGCTGCCGCCGGACCTGCGCGATTACCGCGCCCGCCTGCGCGACCAGGCGCGCGAACAGCGCGAGCTGGGCCGCCTGCGCAGCAAGCCCAGCCGCACCCGCGACAAGGTGGAGATCGCGCTGCTGGCCAACGCCGAATCGCGCGAAGACGTCACCGAGGCGCATGCGCTGGGCGCGCACGGGCTCGGCCTGTACCGCACCGAATTCCTGTTCCTGCAGCGCGATGAGCTGCCCGACGAACAGGAGCAGTTCGAAACCTACCGCGATGCGGCGCTCGGCATGAGCGGGCGACCGGTGACCATCCGCACCCTGGACCTGGGCGCGGACAAGGCCGACCGCACCGGCCTGACCCTGAGCAACGAAGAAAACCCCGCACTGGGCCTGCGCGGCGTGCGCCTGTCGCTGGCCCGGCCGAAGGTGGCCGATACCCAGCTGCGTGCGATCCTGCGGGCGTCGGCCTACGGCAAGCTGCGCATCCTGCTGCCGATGGTCAGCACCCGCGAGGAGCTGCTGGCGGTCCGGCGGCGGTTGAACAAGCAGGCCGAGCTGCTGCGCGCCGAGGGCCACGAAGTGGCCGAGCACATCCCGTTCGGGGCGATGATCGAAGTACCGGCTGCGGCGATCGCGCTGGAAAGTTTCATCGACCTGGTCGACTTCCTGTCGATCGGCACCAATGATCTGGTGCAGTACCTGCTCGCCGCCGACCGCAACAATGAAGCGGTGGGCGAGCTGTATTCGCCACTGCACCCGGCGGTGCTGCGCCTGCTGGCGCACATCCTGCGCACCGGCCGCGAACACGAGGTGCCGGTGGCGGTGTGCGGCGAGATTGCCGGCGACCCGCGCATGACCCGTATGCTGCTCGCGCTCGGCCTGACCGAGTTCAGCCTGCACCCCGGCACGCTGCTGGAGGTGCGGCGCGCGGTGCGCGACAGCGATCTGTCCGAACTGCAGGCCGCAGCACCAAAGCTGCTGGCCGCACGCGACCGGCGCAGCATCGAGCGCTGGATCGACACAAACCAATGA
- a CDS encoding REP-associated tyrosine transposase yields MSSHRLRLGRRSIVGQVYVMTTRCAGQSRWFDDPEAAEIVVNQLRQMDRSRCTHTLAWVVMPDHIHWMFELRSHSLAYVARRFKSSSALSLNRLKGRQGKVWQPGFFDHAVRADEALLRHAHYIVGNPIRAGITANIGDYKHAWCRWPL; encoded by the coding sequence ATGAGCAGCCATCGTCTACGTCTTGGGCGCCGCAGCATTGTCGGGCAGGTTTACGTCATGACGACGCGTTGTGCCGGGCAATCCCGTTGGTTTGATGATCCTGAAGCCGCAGAGATCGTGGTCAATCAGCTTCGACAGATGGACCGGAGCCGATGCACCCACACCCTGGCATGGGTCGTCATGCCCGACCACATTCACTGGATGTTTGAACTGCGCTCGCATTCACTTGCGTACGTCGCGCGGCGCTTCAAATCTTCCAGCGCGCTGTCGCTTAACCGCCTGAAGGGTAGACAGGGCAAGGTGTGGCAACCCGGATTCTTCGATCATGCGGTGCGTGCCGACGAAGCCTTGTTACGCCACGCGCACTACATCGTTGGCAACCCGATACGCGCGGGAATCACCGCGAACATCGGCGACTACAAACATGCATGGTGTCGTTGGCCGCTATAG
- a CDS encoding PTS sugar transporter subunit IIA: MTCGILLVTHPGVGTSLLDVATRLLRHLPLKTEAFEVPFDADMDALLPLASAALRRVDSGEGVLILTDLYGASPSNLAAQLARLGTPARRVSALSLPMLLRVMNYPEQGLDQLPATAAAGTRNGAIVDDA; the protein is encoded by the coding sequence ATGACCTGTGGCATTCTCCTTGTAACGCATCCCGGCGTCGGTACGTCCCTGCTGGACGTGGCGACCCGACTCCTGCGGCACCTGCCGCTGAAGACCGAAGCTTTCGAAGTACCGTTCGACGCAGACATGGATGCCCTGCTCCCGCTTGCCTCGGCCGCCCTGCGGCGCGTGGACAGCGGTGAGGGCGTTTTGATCCTGACCGATCTGTATGGCGCCAGCCCGAGCAATCTGGCAGCGCAGCTGGCCCGCCTGGGCACCCCGGCACGCCGGGTCTCGGCGCTGAGCCTGCCGATGTTGTTGCGAGTGATGAATTATCCGGAACAGGGACTGGATCAACTGCCCGCCACTGCGGCGGCGGGCACTCGCAATGGAGCGATTGTCGACGATGCTTGA